From Gammaproteobacteria bacterium, a single genomic window includes:
- the lpxD gene encoding UDP-3-O-(3-hydroxymyristoyl)glucosamine N-acyltransferase yields MDLAGAAALTGARLEGQSGWTFDRVVPVDQAGRGRLGFLGDRRYLKHLDSSSAEALLVSESLSASVRDRVPNLLIAGRPRLALARLLDRLHPPEEALPGIHPTAVLGRGARLGRDVRIDACAVLEEDVEVGDRAHIGAHVSVGAGSRIGADSRLHPHVVLYPGTRLGRRVVLHAGTVVGSDGFGFVMSEGGHEKIRQVGGCIIGDDVEMGAHCCVDRGSIGDTVIGPGTKTDNLVHVAHNVNVGDHSLLIAQVGISGSTTLGKGVVMAGQSGATGHLEIGDGARVAVQTGVIRDVPAGTSVVGFPGRPRAEFWKSMAAMRRLPALRERVKELEERLSALEGKDE; encoded by the coding sequence ATGGACCTTGCAGGAGCCGCCGCTCTCACCGGCGCGCGCCTGGAGGGGCAGTCCGGCTGGACCTTCGATCGAGTCGTGCCGGTGGACCAGGCCGGGCGCGGCAGGCTCGGTTTCCTCGGCGACCGGCGCTACCTCAAGCACCTGGACTCGTCCTCGGCCGAGGCCCTGCTGGTGTCGGAGAGCCTCTCCGCCTCCGTTCGCGACCGCGTGCCGAACCTGTTGATCGCCGGTCGGCCGCGCCTCGCCCTGGCCCGGTTGCTGGATCGGCTCCATCCCCCGGAGGAAGCGCTTCCGGGGATCCATCCCACGGCCGTGCTGGGCAGGGGCGCCAGGCTCGGCCGGGACGTGCGCATCGATGCCTGCGCGGTGCTGGAGGAGGATGTCGAGGTCGGTGACCGCGCGCACATCGGCGCCCACGTATCGGTGGGCGCGGGATCGCGCATCGGCGCCGACTCGCGCCTGCACCCGCATGTCGTGCTGTATCCGGGAACCCGGCTGGGTCGGCGCGTCGTCCTGCATGCCGGGACCGTCGTGGGCTCCGACGGCTTCGGCTTCGTGATGAGCGAGGGCGGCCATGAGAAGATCCGCCAGGTAGGCGGCTGCATCATCGGCGACGACGTGGAGATGGGCGCCCATTGCTGCGTCGACCGGGGATCCATCGGGGACACCGTGATCGGCCCGGGCACCAAGACCGACAACCTGGTCCACGTCGCCCACAACGTGAACGTGGGCGACCACTCCCTCCTGATCGCCCAGGTGGGCATCTCCGGTTCCACGACCCTGGGAAAGGGCGTGGTGATGGCGGGGCAGTCGGGCGCGACCGGGCACCTCGAGATCGGCGACGGGGCACGCGTGGCCGTGCAGACCGGAGTGATCAGGGATGTCCCCGCCGGGACCAGCGTGGTCGGATTTCCCGGGCGCCCGCGCGCGGAGTTCTGGAAGTCCATGGCGGCGATGCGCAGGCTCCCGGCGCTGAGGGAGCGGGTGAAGGAGCTGGAGGAACGCCTGTCCGCGCTGGAGGGGAAGGACGAGTGA
- a CDS encoding Gfo/Idh/MocA family oxidoreductase: protein MNPPTPIRMGVAGVGSLGFHHARILGDLPEVRMAGFFDVDARRAAFVSRELGLAPARSLPELLSEVDALVVAVPTYSHEEVALAAAGRGVHLLIEKPIAPSLEAADRILAAARRAGIVVQTGHVERFNGALRAAAPYIDAPLFIESQRLAPFRPRGTDVAVVLDLMIHDVDLVRMLVQAPLADIAAAGIPVLTPSVDIANARLTFRNGAVANLTASRVSSEGQRMLRVFQRSGYLRVDLARGRGEFLRLRRDLPALLEGVREASVEEGKGGPDPKAAPGLEDIVERIPFEGFPEEPLRVELEGFRDAALGRSDPAVSGDEGRAALEITLCIEKRILDHVAHSRTS, encoded by the coding sequence ATGAATCCGCCCACCCCGATCCGCATGGGGGTGGCCGGCGTCGGGAGCCTGGGGTTCCATCACGCGCGGATTCTCGGCGATCTGCCGGAAGTCCGGATGGCGGGATTCTTCGATGTGGACGCGCGCCGGGCCGCGTTCGTGTCAAGGGAGCTCGGGCTTGCGCCGGCCCGCAGTCTGCCGGAGCTGCTGTCGGAGGTAGATGCGCTGGTGGTGGCGGTTCCCACCTACTCTCACGAGGAGGTGGCGCTCGCGGCGGCCGGGCGCGGTGTTCACCTTCTCATCGAGAAGCCCATCGCGCCTTCGCTCGAGGCCGCGGATCGCATCCTGGCCGCGGCCCGCCGGGCGGGCATCGTGGTGCAGACCGGGCATGTGGAGCGGTTCAACGGCGCGCTCCGGGCGGCGGCTCCGTACATCGACGCTCCGCTCTTCATCGAGTCGCAGCGCCTGGCGCCCTTTCGCCCCCGGGGCACGGACGTGGCCGTCGTGCTCGATCTGATGATTCACGACGTGGACCTGGTGCGCATGCTCGTGCAGGCGCCGCTGGCGGACATCGCCGCCGCCGGCATCCCGGTGCTGACTCCGTCGGTGGACATCGCCAACGCGCGCCTCACCTTCCGGAACGGGGCCGTGGCGAACCTGACCGCGAGCCGGGTGTCGAGCGAAGGGCAGCGCATGCTGCGGGTGTTCCAGCGGTCGGGATACCTGCGCGTCGATCTGGCGCGCGGGAGGGGAGAGTTCCTGCGGCTCCGGCGGGACCTGCCCGCCTTGCTTGAAGGCGTGCGGGAAGCCAGCGTGGAGGAAGGGAAGGGGGGACCGGACCCGAAGGCGGCTCCGGGGCTGGAGGACATCGTCGAGCGCATTCCCTTCGAGGGTTTCCCTGAGGAACCGCTGCGGGTCGAACTCGAGGGGTTCAGGGATGCGGCGCTCGGGCGTTCGGATCCGGCCGTCTCCGGTGATGAAGGCCGGGCGGCTCTGGAGATCACGCTGTGCATCGAGAAGAGGATTCTGGACCATGTCGCTCATTCGCGTACGTCGTAA
- the lpxA gene encoding acyl-ACP--UDP-N-acetylglucosamine O-acyltransferase produces MGDSLLDPSRTVQPDVHPTAIVDDGAVLGAEVVVGPYAIVGPGVRVGARTRIGPHVLIERDTSVGEGCRLGQGAVLGTDPQDLKYKGERSELIVGDRTVVREYATLNRGSAASGRTVVGSDCLLMAYVHVAHDCRLGNHVVLSNSVNMAGHVTIEDWVIVGGLVGIHQYVRIGAHVFVGGGARVSKDVPPYCRAAGGRPRLYGLNTVGLERRGFPEGTRRHLRQAYRILFQSGLNVSQAMTRVEADVEQIPEVRHLLDFIRNSARGLTLG; encoded by the coding sequence ATGGGGGATTCGCTGCTGGACCCTTCGCGAACCGTTCAGCCCGATGTCCACCCGACGGCGATCGTGGACGACGGGGCCGTGCTGGGAGCGGAGGTGGTCGTAGGGCCCTATGCGATCGTTGGCCCGGGCGTGCGCGTCGGCGCGAGAACCCGAATCGGCCCACACGTCCTGATTGAACGGGATACCTCCGTGGGCGAGGGGTGCCGCCTTGGCCAGGGCGCGGTGCTGGGCACCGATCCGCAGGACCTCAAGTACAAGGGCGAGCGTTCCGAGCTGATCGTCGGCGACCGCACCGTCGTCCGCGAATACGCGACCCTCAACCGGGGCTCGGCCGCGTCCGGGCGCACGGTGGTGGGCAGCGACTGTCTACTCATGGCGTATGTCCACGTGGCCCACGACTGCCGCCTGGGGAACCACGTCGTACTGTCCAACTCGGTCAACATGGCCGGCCACGTCACAATCGAGGATTGGGTCATCGTCGGGGGCCTCGTGGGGATCCACCAGTACGTGCGCATCGGTGCCCATGTCTTCGTTGGCGGCGGCGCACGCGTCTCGAAGGACGTTCCGCCCTACTGCCGGGCCGCGGGGGGACGTCCAAGACTGTACGGGCTCAACACGGTCGGGCTGGAGAGGCGCGGGTTTCCGGAGGGTACCCGCCGGCATCTCAGGCAGGCATACCGCATCCTGTTCCAGTCCGGGCTGAACGTGTCCCAGGCCATGACCCGCGTCGAGGCCGACGTCGAGCAGATTCCGGAGGTTCGCCACCTTCTCGACTTCATCCGCAACAGCGCACGCGGATTAACCCTCGGATGA
- a CDS encoding OmpH family outer membrane protein → MRAIAVVLAAGSFFMPADDAAAQGPLRLGYIDSQAILAQAPGATEAQDQFERDMARYRAELDQIGEELQTMIQQFEQQQLTLSPQARDTQTQAIQAKQEEYNQRAAELEGEAGRRQAELVQPIMDQVTEAIDQIRTEGGYSIIFDLSGQAIVSADPELNLTQQVIDRLMQNTPPGNR, encoded by the coding sequence ATGCGTGCAATAGCAGTTGTTCTCGCGGCTGGCTCCTTCTTCATGCCGGCCGATGACGCGGCCGCCCAGGGACCGCTGAGACTGGGCTACATCGATTCGCAGGCGATCCTGGCGCAGGCCCCGGGAGCGACCGAGGCACAGGATCAGTTCGAGCGCGACATGGCCCGCTACCGGGCGGAGCTGGATCAGATCGGGGAAGAACTGCAGACCATGATCCAGCAGTTCGAGCAGCAGCAGCTCACGCTCTCGCCCCAGGCGCGCGACACCCAGACCCAGGCCATCCAGGCGAAGCAGGAGGAGTACAACCAGCGCGCCGCGGAGCTGGAGGGGGAGGCCGGCAGGCGACAGGCGGAACTCGTGCAGCCCATCATGGATCAGGTCACCGAAGCGATCGACCAGATCCGGACCGAGGGCGGATACTCCATCATCTTCGACCTTTCCGGCCAGGCGATCGTCTCCGCGGATCCCGAACTCAACCTGACCCAGCAGGTCATCGACCGGCTGATGCAGAATACGCCGCCCGGCAACCGGTGA
- the lpxC gene encoding UDP-3-O-acyl-N-acetylglucosamine deacetylase, with amino-acid sequence MSGSRQRTIGREVSLEGIGIHLGEHAAVSFHPAEPGAGIVFRRIDLPGKPEIPATLDHVVDTELGTSIGRGEARVRTVEHLMAALGASGTTNVRVDVSGPEIPIRDGSFLDFLDALDAAGVVEQKAAARVAELDEPVVLRATGGQSYILAPGAGLRITATIDFEHPAIGRQTGSFDSFGAGFRADIAPARTFGFLADAEELHARGLAQGASLANTIVLDDEGVANDGLRFPDEFLRHKIGDVLGDLTLLGSRLQGHLVVERPSHSGNIELGRLVAEQLDRAPAAPAFDVERIRSYLPHRYPMLLVDRIAAVEGGRHITGIKNVTINEPFFQGHFPGRAIMPGVLIVEAMAQIGGLLLIDSVGNPRDKQVYLMSIQKARFRRPVVPGDQLVCEVELLRFRRGTCKMRGKGYVDGMLAAEAEFMARVVD; translated from the coding sequence ATGAGCGGGAGCCGGCAGCGCACGATCGGCCGGGAGGTGAGCCTCGAGGGCATCGGCATTCACCTGGGAGAGCATGCGGCCGTGTCGTTCCATCCGGCCGAACCCGGCGCCGGCATCGTCTTCCGGCGCATCGATCTGCCCGGCAAGCCCGAGATTCCCGCGACCCTGGATCACGTCGTGGACACCGAGCTGGGAACGAGCATCGGCCGGGGCGAAGCCCGGGTGCGCACCGTGGAGCACCTGATGGCGGCGTTGGGCGCCAGCGGGACTACCAACGTGCGGGTGGACGTTTCCGGACCCGAGATCCCCATCCGGGACGGGAGCTTCCTGGACTTCCTGGATGCCCTGGACGCAGCGGGAGTGGTGGAACAGAAAGCGGCCGCACGGGTGGCCGAACTCGATGAGCCGGTCGTGTTGCGCGCTACCGGCGGCCAATCGTACATCCTCGCGCCCGGCGCGGGACTGCGCATCACCGCGACCATCGACTTCGAACACCCCGCGATCGGCCGCCAGACCGGATCGTTCGACAGCTTCGGCGCCGGTTTTCGGGCCGACATCGCTCCGGCGCGCACCTTCGGCTTCCTCGCCGACGCGGAGGAGCTGCATGCACGCGGCCTCGCGCAGGGGGCATCGCTGGCCAACACCATCGTTCTGGACGACGAGGGCGTGGCCAACGACGGACTGCGGTTCCCCGACGAATTCCTGCGCCACAAGATCGGGGACGTGCTGGGCGATCTGACGCTGCTGGGCAGCCGGCTGCAGGGCCATCTGGTGGTGGAGCGGCCGAGTCACAGCGGTAACATCGAACTCGGCCGGCTGGTCGCGGAGCAGCTCGACCGCGCGCCTGCCGCGCCCGCGTTCGATGTCGAGCGGATTCGCAGCTACCTGCCGCACCGCTATCCGATGCTGCTCGTGGACCGGATCGCGGCTGTGGAAGGCGGTCGCCACATCACGGGCATCAAGAACGTCACCATCAACGAACCCTTCTTTCAGGGACACTTTCCCGGACGGGCCATCATGCCGGGCGTGCTCATCGTGGAGGCGATGGCCCAGATCGGCGGGCTTCTGCTCATCGATTCCGTGGGCAACCCCCGCGACAAGCAGGTCTATCTCATGTCCATACAGAAGGCGCGCTTCCGGCGGCCGGTGGTGCCCGGCGACCAACTGGTGTGCGAGGTGGAGCTGCTGCGCTTCCGGCGCGGGACCTGCAAGATGAGAGGCAAGGGATACGTGGACGGGATGCTGGCCGCGGAGGCCGAATTCATGGCGAGGGTTGTGGACTGA
- a CDS encoding ATP-dependent Clp protease ATP-binding subunit: MNYNFTDRVRKVLAMARDEAIRLQHDYVGTEHVLLGLIREREGVAATVLMNLGADLSQVHQRVEEAVRKGKATIALGELPYTSRAKKVLEFALAEARELNHSYVGTEHLLLGLLREEKGIAAQVLNSMNVRLDRARAECLRVLGSEMSSDVGGGQAVPAGGKPDKKSKTPALDHFCRDLTNLARGGKLDPTIGRRVEIERIVEILCRRKKNNPVLIGEPGVGKTAIVEGLAQIIAAGEITEALKDHRLLALDMAAVIAGTKYRGQFEERLKAVMNEISQGGNVILFIDELHTLVGAGAAEGAIDASNMFKPALARGELQCIGASTLNEYRKYIEKDGALERRFQPVIVDQPTLPETVDILKGLRGHYEDHHRVNLPDDSLAAAAKLSDRYITDRFLPDKAIDVIDEAGSRARIASQVPSPEVEELKEELAGLAGQKELAIRNQDFERAAELRDEERELQRRIRERQKEWQEARRHHRPEVTADDVAFIVSRWTGIPVTRMKQAETRRLINMEDELHKRVVGQDPAIQAISRAIRRSRAGLKDPRRPIGSFIFSGPTGVGKTELARALAEFMFADRDALIRVDMSEYMERFSVSRLIGAPPGYVGYHESGALTKAVRRRPYSVVLLDEIEKAHPDVFNILLQVLDEGHLTDNYGRTIDFKNTVIVMTCNLGARDISKGGTLGFHEEDARSGYELMRGKVQAAIDRTFNPEFLNRVDDTIVFHALSREDIGQIVHILLQEIHERLDEESLTLTLSDAAVGFLAEQGYSEKFGARPLRRAIQRYLEDPLSEMILTAEFGAGDEIQADLNEAGDGLSLGATSATKT, translated from the coding sequence ATGAACTACAATTTCACGGATCGGGTTCGCAAGGTGCTCGCGATGGCCAGGGACGAGGCCATCAGGCTGCAACACGACTATGTGGGCACCGAGCATGTGCTGCTCGGCCTGATCCGTGAGCGGGAGGGGGTGGCCGCCACTGTGCTGATGAACCTGGGCGCGGATCTGAGCCAGGTTCACCAACGGGTGGAAGAGGCCGTTCGCAAGGGCAAGGCGACCATCGCCCTGGGTGAATTGCCCTATACCTCGCGCGCGAAGAAGGTGCTTGAGTTCGCGCTGGCGGAAGCCCGCGAACTCAACCACTCCTACGTCGGCACGGAGCATCTGCTGCTCGGACTCCTGCGGGAGGAGAAGGGCATCGCCGCGCAGGTGCTGAACTCGATGAACGTGCGGCTGGACAGGGCGCGCGCGGAGTGCCTGCGGGTGCTTGGCTCCGAGATGAGTTCGGATGTCGGCGGGGGACAGGCGGTGCCGGCGGGTGGCAAGCCGGACAAGAAGTCCAAGACTCCCGCGCTCGACCATTTCTGCCGCGACCTCACAAACCTGGCCCGTGGCGGCAAGCTCGATCCGACCATCGGCCGCCGCGTCGAGATCGAGCGGATCGTGGAGATTCTCTGCCGGCGCAAGAAGAACAACCCGGTGCTGATCGGCGAACCGGGTGTCGGGAAGACGGCCATCGTCGAAGGACTGGCTCAGATCATCGCGGCGGGGGAGATCACCGAAGCGCTCAAGGACCATCGGCTGCTGGCGCTGGACATGGCCGCGGTCATCGCCGGGACCAAGTATCGGGGCCAGTTCGAGGAGCGCCTGAAAGCGGTCATGAACGAGATCTCCCAGGGCGGCAACGTCATCCTGTTCATCGACGAGCTGCATACCCTGGTGGGCGCCGGGGCAGCCGAGGGCGCCATCGACGCGTCCAACATGTTCAAGCCGGCGCTCGCTCGCGGAGAACTCCAGTGCATCGGCGCTTCGACGCTGAACGAGTATCGCAAGTACATCGAGAAGGACGGTGCCCTGGAGCGCCGTTTCCAGCCCGTGATCGTGGACCAGCCGACCCTTCCCGAAACCGTGGACATCCTCAAGGGCCTGCGCGGCCACTACGAGGACCACCACAGGGTGAACCTGCCGGACGACTCGCTGGCGGCGGCGGCGAAGCTCTCCGACCGCTACATCACCGACCGGTTCCTGCCCGACAAGGCCATCGACGTCATCGACGAAGCCGGGTCTCGGGCGCGCATCGCCAGCCAGGTGCCGTCGCCGGAGGTCGAGGAACTGAAGGAGGAGCTCGCAGGGCTGGCGGGGCAGAAGGAACTGGCGATCCGCAATCAGGATTTCGAGCGGGCGGCGGAGCTGAGGGACGAAGAGCGCGAGCTGCAGCGGCGCATTCGCGAGCGCCAGAAGGAGTGGCAGGAAGCGCGCAGGCATCATCGCCCGGAGGTGACCGCCGACGACGTCGCCTTCATCGTCAGCCGCTGGACGGGGATCCCCGTCACCCGGATGAAGCAGGCCGAGACCCGGCGGCTCATCAACATGGAAGATGAACTGCACAAGCGGGTGGTCGGTCAGGACCCCGCGATTCAGGCGATTTCGCGCGCCATCCGGCGCAGCCGCGCCGGGCTCAAGGATCCGCGGCGGCCGATCGGGTCGTTCATCTTCTCGGGCCCGACCGGGGTGGGGAAGACCGAGCTGGCCCGCGCGCTGGCCGAGTTCATGTTCGCCGACCGGGATGCGCTGATTCGCGTGGACATGAGCGAGTACATGGAGCGGTTCTCGGTTTCGCGTCTTATCGGCGCGCCGCCGGGGTACGTGGGCTACCACGAATCCGGCGCCCTCACCAAGGCGGTACGGCGCCGGCCGTATTCCGTGGTCCTTCTGGACGAAATCGAGAAGGCGCACCCCGACGTCTTCAACATCCTGCTGCAGGTGCTGGATGAAGGACACCTCACGGACAACTACGGCAGGACCATCGATTTCAAGAACACCGTCATCGTGATGACCTGCAATCTCGGGGCGCGGGACATCTCCAAGGGCGGCACCCTGGGGTTCCACGAAGAGGATGCCCGCTCCGGCTACGAACTCATGCGCGGCAAGGTGCAGGCGGCGATCGATCGCACCTTCAACCCGGAGTTCCTCAACCGCGTCGACGACACGATCGTCTTCCACGCGCTGAGCCGGGAGGATATCGGGCAGATCGTGCACATCCTGCTCCAGGAGATCCACGAGCGCCTGGACGAGGAGAGCCTGACCCTCACCCTCAGCGACGCGGCGGTCGGTTTCCTCGCGGAGCAGGGCTACAGCGAGAAATTCGGCGCGCGGCCGCTCCGGCGCGCGATCCAGCGCTACCTGGAGGATCCGCTCTCGGAGATGATCCTCACGGCGGAATTCGGCGCCGGGGACGAGATCCAGGCCGACCTCAACGAGGCGGGGGACGGTCTTTCCCTGGGGGCCACGTCCGCGACCAAGACGTGA
- the bamA gene encoding outer membrane protein assembly factor BamA encodes MNGRAGAPASVRIGRFAATLVGACLLPAFLTAQQADPAAGTFVDSITVEGNVRLTDEEILAVLTLQPRTTISFRDIQEALKALWNTGQYRDFTISAAGGQGEPVLLVLDVEEQDIMDVVDIVGLERLSQGSVRDTADLRTGEPYSPQKLAVARDFIRNELADDGIPFARIDERVDEVPDKPGHVRLTLEVTEGQRVTIAEVEFEGNENLASDQLRGALDTKPEAFWWFRQGSYQESTLEEDLFAHLPELYRSQGYLDFEVLGDTLVIDPETGKSRLEVSVDEGPRYRVRDFVVEGNSRFPTDQIEQFYQPEQGGLLSSFGIGGDDEQDPVFDASAFDAAATAVGTLYRNNGYLGASVEPFYEFDETNGDGDPTLMVGWRIQEGPPAYIRRVEVEGNDYTHERVIRDQLFTLPGDIYSEERLIQSYQAVSALGYFETPMELPSLQPADDGSGNVDIVYRVAERQTGTVNFGTAMGGGYGLSGFLGYDQPNLFGQAKAGSVRWDFGRYINNFTLSYTDPSLRRSRVSGTISAFYTRDRFFQFTTGQRRLQGGSLRFGLPMPGSLRTRLFLGYSLSRTKYELFSRSDDRSLFGRDPGILSTLSVSLQRQTLNHNLFPTQGSRQVVSAEMNGGILGGDGDFMKYGVEGTWFTPVGQIGSGARPIRTTLGLSVRAGAIIGNADRFPFDRYWMGGVQFGERLRGYDETTITPAGFFDRGSGSGILEGERLGNAFLSMTVEYAIRFNDNLSLGFFYDAGNVWVSAAEFTPTRLFRGAGVGAQLVTPFGPLGLDYAYGFDKTNPGWQLHFRMGPGF; translated from the coding sequence GTGAACGGACGCGCCGGCGCACCTGCTTCCGTGCGCATCGGAAGGTTTGCGGCGACGCTCGTCGGCGCCTGCCTCCTGCCCGCTTTCCTGACGGCGCAGCAGGCGGATCCGGCGGCGGGCACCTTCGTCGATTCCATCACCGTGGAAGGCAACGTGCGCCTGACCGACGAGGAGATTCTCGCGGTTCTGACCCTGCAGCCGCGCACCACGATTTCCTTCCGCGACATCCAGGAGGCCCTCAAGGCGCTCTGGAATACCGGCCAATACCGGGACTTTACGATCAGCGCCGCGGGAGGCCAGGGCGAACCGGTGCTGCTGGTGCTCGACGTCGAAGAGCAGGACATCATGGACGTCGTCGACATCGTGGGACTGGAGCGGTTGAGCCAGGGATCCGTCAGGGACACCGCCGACCTCCGCACCGGCGAGCCCTATTCGCCACAGAAACTCGCGGTCGCGCGCGACTTCATCCGCAACGAACTCGCCGACGACGGCATCCCCTTCGCGCGCATCGACGAGCGGGTGGATGAGGTCCCCGACAAGCCGGGACACGTGCGCCTGACTCTCGAAGTGACCGAGGGCCAGCGCGTCACCATCGCCGAGGTCGAATTCGAGGGCAACGAAAACCTGGCCTCCGACCAGCTTCGCGGAGCTCTCGACACCAAGCCGGAGGCGTTCTGGTGGTTCCGTCAGGGCTCATACCAGGAAAGCACGCTCGAGGAGGATCTGTTCGCCCACCTGCCCGAGCTGTACCGCTCGCAGGGCTATCTCGACTTCGAGGTTCTGGGGGACACCTTGGTCATCGACCCCGAAACGGGGAAATCGCGGCTCGAGGTTTCGGTCGACGAGGGTCCCCGCTACCGGGTGCGCGACTTCGTGGTGGAGGGGAACAGCCGTTTCCCGACCGATCAGATCGAGCAGTTCTATCAGCCGGAACAGGGAGGACTGCTCAGCAGCTTCGGAATCGGCGGCGATGACGAGCAGGACCCCGTGTTCGACGCCAGCGCCTTCGACGCGGCCGCGACGGCTGTGGGAACGCTCTACCGCAACAACGGATACCTGGGGGCCAGCGTCGAGCCGTTCTACGAGTTCGACGAGACGAACGGCGACGGCGACCCTACCCTCATGGTGGGCTGGCGCATTCAGGAAGGCCCTCCCGCGTATATCCGGCGGGTCGAGGTGGAGGGCAACGACTACACCCACGAGCGCGTCATCCGCGACCAGCTGTTTACGCTGCCCGGAGACATCTACTCCGAAGAGCGGCTGATCCAGAGCTATCAGGCGGTCTCCGCCCTCGGGTACTTCGAGACCCCGATGGAGCTCCCCAGTCTCCAGCCGGCCGACGACGGAAGCGGCAACGTGGACATCGTGTACCGGGTCGCGGAGCGGCAGACCGGCACCGTGAACTTCGGCACCGCGATGGGTGGGGGCTACGGGCTTTCCGGGTTCCTGGGGTACGACCAGCCCAACCTCTTCGGGCAGGCCAAGGCTGGAAGCGTGCGCTGGGACTTCGGGCGTTACATCAACAATTTCACCCTGTCGTACACCGACCCGTCGCTCAGGCGCTCGCGCGTGAGCGGCACGATATCCGCGTTCTACACGCGCGACCGGTTCTTCCAGTTCACCACCGGCCAGCGCCGCCTGCAGGGCGGTTCTCTCCGCTTCGGGCTCCCGATGCCCGGTTCTCTGCGTACCAGACTGTTTCTGGGATACTCGCTGTCGCGCACCAAGTACGAGCTGTTCTCGAGGTCCGACGACCGCTCCCTGTTCGGCAGGGATCCCGGCATTCTGAGTACGCTCTCCGTAAGCCTCCAGCGGCAGACCCTCAACCACAATCTCTTCCCCACCCAGGGATCGAGGCAGGTGGTGTCCGCGGAGATGAACGGGGGCATCCTGGGCGGGGACGGCGACTTCATGAAGTACGGGGTCGAGGGAACCTGGTTCACCCCGGTGGGGCAGATCGGGAGCGGTGCGCGTCCGATCCGGACGACCCTCGGGCTCAGTGTCCGCGCGGGGGCGATCATCGGCAACGCGGACCGCTTTCCCTTCGACCGGTACTGGATGGGTGGGGTTCAGTTCGGTGAAAGGCTGCGCGGGTACGACGAGACCACCATCACCCCGGCCGGTTTCTTCGACCGCGGATCCGGGTCGGGGATCCTGGAAGGCGAGAGGCTCGGGAACGCGTTCCTGTCGATGACCGTGGAGTACGCGATCCGGTTCAACGACAACCTTTCGCTCGGGTTCTTCTACGACGCCGGCAACGTCTGGGTGAGCGCGGCCGAATTCACGCCCACGCGCCTGTTCCGGGGGGCGGGCGTCGGCGCTCAGCTGGTCACGCCCTTCGGGCCGCTGGGCCTCGACTATGCATACGGTTTCGACAAGACCAATCCGGGATGGCAGCTCCATTTCAGGATGGGACCGGGCTTCTGA